The Desulfobulbus propionicus DSM 2032 DNA segment ACGCGGGGATGGTGCGGAGTAAAAATGTGCTGGGCACCATCATGCAGAGTCTTGTGCTGATCTCGCTCGTCTCCCTGGAATGGGTCTATCTGGGGTATTCGATGTCCTTTGGCCCGGATGTCGGCGGTGTTATCGGTGATCTGTCCTGGGTGGGCCTCAAGGGTGTGGGGACCGCGCCGAGCGCCGTCTACGCCACCACCATTCCGCATTCGGTGTTCATGATCTACCAGTGCATGTTCGCGGTGATCACGCCGGCCCTGATCGCCGGAGCCTTTGCCGAGCGGGTCCGCTTTCCCGCCTTTGTGGCGTTCAGCCTGCTGTGGGCCGTGCTGGTGTACAACCCCGTGTGTCACTGGATATGGGGCAGTGGCGGTTGGCTGGCGAAACTAGGGGTGCTGGATTTTGCCGGTGGATTGGTGGTCCATGCGACCTGCGGCGCCGCGGCCCTGGCCTCGGTCCTGGTCATTGGGCCGCGAAGGGGGTACGGGCAAACCAACTTCATGCCTCACAATCTGCCGATGACCATGCTTGGCACCGGCCTGCTGTGGTTCGGCTGGTTTGGCTTCAACGGGGGCAGCGCTTTGGCGGCCAACGAGCTGGCGGCAACGGCCTTTGTCGCCACCCATCTTGCCGGAATGTCCGGGATGGCCATGTGGACGGTGATGGAGTGGATCAAGCTGGGCAAGCCCACCACCCTGGGGGCAGCCTCCGGCGCCATCGCCGGCTTGGCCACCATTACCCCGGCGGCGGGTTTTGTTGGTCCCAATGCGGCGATTGTCATCGGCTTGATAGCGGGCGTTGTCTGCTATGGGGCGGTCAACATGAAGAGCCGGTTCAAGTTCGATGATTCGCTGGACGTGGTCGGCATCCACGGTGTGGGCGGGGTGAGCGGCACCCTTTTGTTGGGCGTGTTTGCCTCCAAGTCGGTCAATCCGGCGGGGGTCGATGGGTTGCTCGCCGGCAACGGCGCACAGTTGGGGACGCAGCTAATCGGCGTGGGTGTGGTCTGCGCCTATGCCTTTACCGTCAGCTGGCTGATTCTCAAGGGGGTGCAGGCGGTGATCGGGTTGCGCATCACCGAGGAAGCCGAGCATCAAGGGCTTGACTACACCGAGCATTCGGAAACGGCCTACAACTGATGGCCGGGCCAGGCAACAGGCATCGCGGGGTGAGTCTGAGTATTCGAGGAGAGAGTCATGAAAAAAATAGAGGCGATTATTAAACCCTTCAAGCTCGATGAAGTGAAAGACGCGCTCAATGGCATTGGCATCAAAGGGATGACCGTCACCGAGGTCAAAGGGTACGGACGGCAGAAAGGACACACCGAGATCTATCGCGGCGCCGAGTATGTGGTTGATTTCATCCCGAAGATAAAGATCGAGCTGATTGTCCAGGATGAACTGGTCGACCAGGTCATCGAGACGATCACCAAGAACGCTCGGACCGGCAAGATCGGTGACGGCAAGATTTTTGTCCTGCCGGTGGAGCGGATTGTCCGGGTGCGTACCGGGGAGACGGGCAGCGAGGCCATCTGATGGCCGCGACCTTGCGACCGCGCCAGGAGGCACTGGTCGAGGCATGGCGGCAGGGCCTCAGCGGTCAGGAGATCCTGCGCCGTTCGGCAACGCTGGTGGACGAGTTCATCATCGACCGTTTTGACAGCGCGCCGGCGGTACAGC contains these protein-coding regions:
- a CDS encoding P-II family nitrogen regulator encodes the protein MKKIEAIIKPFKLDEVKDALNGIGIKGMTVTEVKGYGRQKGHTEIYRGAEYVVDFIPKIKIELIVQDELVDQVIETITKNARTGKIGDGKIFVLPVERIVRVRTGETGSEAI
- a CDS encoding ammonium transporter, which codes for MINGADTAFILAAAGLVLLMTPGLALFYAGMVRSKNVLGTIMQSLVLISLVSLEWVYLGYSMSFGPDVGGVIGDLSWVGLKGVGTAPSAVYATTIPHSVFMIYQCMFAVITPALIAGAFAERVRFPAFVAFSLLWAVLVYNPVCHWIWGSGGWLAKLGVLDFAGGLVVHATCGAAALASVLVIGPRRGYGQTNFMPHNLPMTMLGTGLLWFGWFGFNGGSALAANELAATAFVATHLAGMSGMAMWTVMEWIKLGKPTTLGAASGAIAGLATITPAAGFVGPNAAIVIGLIAGVVCYGAVNMKSRFKFDDSLDVVGIHGVGGVSGTLLLGVFASKSVNPAGVDGLLAGNGAQLGTQLIGVGVVCAYAFTVSWLILKGVQAVIGLRITEEAEHQGLDYTEHSETAYN